The sequence below is a genomic window from Salicibibacter cibarius.
TCTTGTCAAAGACCAAACAACAAAGGAGATCGCCGGACAGCTTTACATTAGCGAAAAAACAGTCCGAAACCATATCTCAAACGCCATGCAAAAATTAGGTGTTAAAGGACGTTCACAAGCAGTCATCGAATTAATACGTCTTGGCGAAATCCAGATTTAATGAGTGCCGGCTTTCGGTGGAAGGCCGGGCTTTTTCATATTTTTTCTCAACGGAAAAAATATCCTCATTGAAAATACGGATGCCCACGGATGGGCATCCGTATTTTTTATTGACCGCCTCCGAAGAAGTTCTTAAACGCTTGTAACGTTTGATCCCGGTTGAGCGCTGCAATGGATGTTGTGAGCGGGATGCCTTTCGGACAAGACTCCACACAGTTTTGGGAGTTGCCGCAGTTCTGCAAACCGCCTTCTCCCATCAACGCGTTCAAGCGGTCCGGCTTATTCATTTCACCGGTCGGGTGGGCGTTAAAGAGACGAACCTGTGACACGGCCGCCGGCCCGATGAATTCCGAGTTGCTATTGACATTCGGGCAAGCTTCCAAACAAACGCCGCATGTCATGCATTTGGATAATTCATATGCCCATTGGCGCCGGTTTTCGGCAATTCGTGGTCCCGGTCCAAGGTCATAGGTGCCGTCAATCGGAATCCATGCTTTCACTTTCTTCAAGGAATCGAACATACGGCTACGGTCAACGATGAGATCCCGCACGACCGGAAAAGTTTTCATCGGCTCCAGGCGAATCGGTTGCTCAAAATCATCGATAAGCGCCGTGCAAGATTGTTGGGGTTTCCCGTTGATGATCATCGAGCATGCCCCGCACACTTCTTCCAAACAATTCATGTCCCAGACGACAGGTTTTGATTCTTTTCCATCGGTGGTAACAGGATTACGGCGAATCTCCATTAACGCGCTGATCACATTCATGTTCGGTTTATATTCAATTTCAAATTCTTCGTTGTAGGGTTGATCATCCGGGCTGTCTTGGCGAGTGATGACAAAGCGAATTGTTTGTTGGTCGCTCATGATTTTCCAGCTCCTTGTTGCTCTGTCGTTTTATTCTTGGAGTAGTCTCTCTTTCTCGGTTTGATCAACGATACGTCCACATCTTCATATTCAATGGCCGGGCTTTTTTTCGACGAATCATACTTGGCTTTTGTCGTCTTTAAAAATTCTTCGTCGTTACGGTCCGGGTACTCAGGCTTGAAGTGGGCGCCGCGGCTTTCATTTCGGTGGTAAGCGCCCATCGTAATGACACGTGCCAAATCGAGCATCCCTTTCATTTGACGGGCAAATGGCGCGGCTTGATTGCTCCAACGTGCAGTATCGTGCATATTAAGATCTCCCATTCGCTCCTGAAGCTCCTGAAGTTTGTCGTCGGTTCTGAGGAGATTTTCATTTTCACGCACAACGGTGACATTATCGGTCATCAAATTGCCGAGCTCTTTATGAAGATTATACGCGTTTTCTTTCCCATCGCTTTTAAGGATGTTCTCATATTCTTCATTGACCTTTTTCACCTCATCATCATAAAGGGAAGAGGAAAGATCTTCGGCTGATTTATCCAACCCTTGAATGTATTCCACTGCTTTCGGACCGGCAACCATGCCGCCATAGATCGCCGACAGTAGCGAATTGGCACCGAGCCGGTTCGCGCCATGCTGGGAAAAATCACATTCACCGGCCGCAAAAAGTCCGGGGATATTCGTCATTTGGTCGTAGTCGACCCAGAGACCACCCATGGAGTAATGAACAGCAGGGAAAATTTTCATCGGCACTTTCCGAGGATCATCGCCCATAAATTTCTCATAGATTTCCATGATCCCGCCGAGTTTCACATCGAGCTCATGGGCATCTTTATGGGAAAGGTCGAGATAAACCATATTTTCGCCGTTAATCCCCAGTTTCTGCTCCACACACACATCGAAAATTTCACGGGTCGCGATATCGCGGGGCACAAGATTGCCATACGCCGGGTATTTTTCTTCCAGGAAGTACCATGGTTTGTTATCTTTATATGTCCATATGCGGCCGCCTTCTCCGCGTGCCGATTCGCTCATGAGACGTAATTTATCATCGCCGGGGATGGCTGTCGGGTGGATTTGTATAAATTCGCCATTGGCATAATAAACCCCTTGCTCATATAATTTGGCAGCTGCAAAACCTGTATTGATCATAGAATTCGTAGATTTGCCAAAGATAATTCCCGGACCGCCCGTAGCTATAATCACGGCATCTGCCCGAAAGCTTTGCGTTTCCATGGACGTTAAATTTTGAGCGGTAATGCCTCGGCAGCGTCCATCATCATCGATCACCGCTGAGGTAAACTCCCAATTCTCATATTTTTGAACGAGACCGTTCACTTCGTGGCGACGCACCTGCTCATCCAACGCGTAGAGCAATTGCTGGCCTGTCGTCGCGCCCGCGTAAGCGGTACGGTGATATTGCGTACCCCCGAAGCGGCGGAAGTCCAACAAACCTTCGGGACTGCGGTTAAACATGACACCCATACGATCCAACAGGTGGATAATGCTAGGTGCCGCGTCCGTCATCGCTTTTACAGGCGGCTGATTCGCGAGGTAGTCTCCCCCGTACAACGTGTCATCAAAGTGTTCCCAAGGAGAATCACCTTCCCCTTTCGTATTTACGGCACCGTTTATGCCCCCCTGGGCACAAACGGAATGCGATCGTTTCACCGGTACAATGGAGAACAAATCTACATTTATGCCCGCTTCCGCGGCTTTAATTGTTGCCATCAAACCGGCGAGCCCGCCTCCGACAACAATAATATTTTCTTTGCTCATGAACTCCCACTCCTTACATGTTTGCTAGTCCGGGGTCAATAAATGCCAAGATGGCACGAACGCCGATGAATGATAATACGAGGAACACCCCTAGACTCACGTATGTCATGATTTGTTGTGAACGGGGAGAAACTGTGATTCCCCAAGTGACGGCAAACGACCACAGTCCGTTGGAAAAATGGAACGTCGCGGCCAGTACGCCTGCAAAATAAAAAACGAGCATAAACGGACTGCTTAATATGTCTGCCATCATATCATAGTTAACCTCTGCGCCAAACTGCGCCTGAATCCTCGTTTCCCATACGTGCCAACTGATAAAGATGAGCAGAAAAATCCCGGTGATCCGTTGGATTAAAAACATAACGTTACGGAAAAAGCCGAACCTACGGGTATTGTTCTTACCGGAAAATGTAATGTAAATGCCGTAAATAGCATGGTATAGAAGCGGCAAGAAGATGAAAAGGATCTCCAATGCGTAACGAAACGGTAAATTTTCCATAAAGTTTGCGGCCGTGTTAAAAGAACTTGCGCCATAAACCGCAAAATGGTTCACTAATAAATGCTGAATAAGAAATGCACCCACCGGAATAACACCGAGCAGCGAATGCAATCTGCGATTCATGAACTCCTGATTCTGAGGCATCGATTAAGCTCCCCTCTATATTGCTTGCTTGTTTCATTTAGGATTAAAAACGATTCTTAGAAAACTTGGCTTTTCGCCAAGCCTTTATGGCGAAAAGCCTTAGTTGCACTTATGTAGGTAAGAAAGTTGATTTATACTTTCTTACCTACCAAAAAACGACGCGTTTCTCTTCTTTTAAATAATCTCTCTAGTCTCCTATCCTTTTTCTCTATAGATTCCTCCTTTTCGACACTGAACATGCACGGCGCTACAAGGTGGCCCCGTGAATCTTAAACGCATGGCTGTTGGCACCTTTAGACCAAGTATGTAATCTAATGAA
It includes:
- a CDS encoding helix-turn-helix domain-containing protein — encoded protein: MKDLERAPRSLLTKREKEVFDLLVKDQTTKEIAGQLYISEKTVRNHISNAMQKLGVKGRSQAVIELIRLGEIQI
- the sdhB gene encoding succinate dehydrogenase iron-sulfur subunit; the encoded protein is MSDQQTIRFVITRQDSPDDQPYNEEFEIEYKPNMNVISALMEIRRNPVTTDGKESKPVVWDMNCLEEVCGACSMIINGKPQQSCTALIDDFEQPIRLEPMKTFPVVRDLIVDRSRMFDSLKKVKAWIPIDGTYDLGPGPRIAENRRQWAYELSKCMTCGVCLEACPNVNSNSEFIGPAAVSQVRLFNAHPTGEMNKPDRLNALMGEGGLQNCGNSQNCVESCPKGIPLTTSIAALNRDQTLQAFKNFFGGGQ
- the sdhA gene encoding succinate dehydrogenase flavoprotein subunit, whose translation is MSKENIIVVGGGLAGLMATIKAAEAGINVDLFSIVPVKRSHSVCAQGGINGAVNTKGEGDSPWEHFDDTLYGGDYLANQPPVKAMTDAAPSIIHLLDRMGVMFNRSPEGLLDFRRFGGTQYHRTAYAGATTGQQLLYALDEQVRRHEVNGLVQKYENWEFTSAVIDDDGRCRGITAQNLTSMETQSFRADAVIIATGGPGIIFGKSTNSMINTGFAAAKLYEQGVYYANGEFIQIHPTAIPGDDKLRLMSESARGEGGRIWTYKDNKPWYFLEEKYPAYGNLVPRDIATREIFDVCVEQKLGINGENMVYLDLSHKDAHELDVKLGGIMEIYEKFMGDDPRKVPMKIFPAVHYSMGGLWVDYDQMTNIPGLFAAGECDFSQHGANRLGANSLLSAIYGGMVAGPKAVEYIQGLDKSAEDLSSSLYDDEVKKVNEEYENILKSDGKENAYNLHKELGNLMTDNVTVVRENENLLRTDDKLQELQERMGDLNMHDTARWSNQAAPFARQMKGMLDLARVITMGAYHRNESRGAHFKPEYPDRNDEEFLKTTKAKYDSSKKSPAIEYEDVDVSLIKPRKRDYSKNKTTEQQGAGKS
- a CDS encoding succinate dehydrogenase cytochrome b558 subunit, giving the protein MPQNQEFMNRRLHSLLGVIPVGAFLIQHLLVNHFAVYGASSFNTAANFMENLPFRYALEILFIFLPLLYHAIYGIYITFSGKNNTRRFGFFRNVMFLIQRITGIFLLIFISWHVWETRIQAQFGAEVNYDMMADILSSPFMLVFYFAGVLAATFHFSNGLWSFAVTWGITVSPRSQQIMTYVSLGVFLVLSFIGVRAILAFIDPGLANM